The Clostridia bacterium genome window below encodes:
- a CDS encoding ATP-binding protein, with translation MHNIVSKILLYKSLPEYDVLEGISAVSKAVYENKFDNGDILIKLYDEIRKLLKMASKYGFDKNIWHDYLTYLIIMDENPLSLSCEKNDAGLGSMVHFAKNDLGAFMKLFRFDFGPLEKALGTDVLSVIQNYVSPAMGDFMYDRAINEKVRLLSDKLSSSPDEETFIRSIIEFYRRYGVGSFGMNKAFRFDSDESGNIVFKPISNMVKVSFSDIIGYEIQKAKLIENTRAFVLGKRANNVLLYGDSGTGKSTSIKAVVNEFYADGLRMIEIYKHQFKDLSLLVSQIKSRNYKFIIYMDDLSFEDNETEYKFLKAVIEGGMETVPENILIYATSNRRHLIREIWRDRNDVEVTEADVHHSDTIEEKLSLAHRFGVTINFSKPTRAQYIDIVSKLAEKNGLKIDKAELKKEADRWEMAHGGLSGRTAQQFINYLLGK, from the coding sequence ATGCATAATATAGTTTCTAAAATACTTCTTTACAAAAGTCTGCCGGAGTATGATGTGCTAGAAGGTATTTCGGCTGTATCAAAGGCCGTGTATGAGAACAAGTTTGACAATGGCGATATTCTTATAAAACTGTATGATGAGATAAGAAAGCTGCTTAAGATGGCTTCAAAATACGGATTTGACAAAAATATCTGGCATGATTATCTTACATATCTTATCATAATGGATGAAAACCCTTTATCTCTGTCGTGCGAGAAAAACGACGCCGGCCTGGGAAGCATGGTTCATTTTGCAAAAAACGATCTGGGCGCTTTTATGAAGCTTTTCAGGTTTGATTTCGGGCCGCTTGAGAAGGCGCTGGGAACTGACGTGCTTTCCGTTATACAAAACTACGTCTCGCCGGCAATGGGCGACTTTATGTATGATCGTGCAATAAATGAAAAGGTACGCCTGCTTTCGGATAAGCTCTCCTCTTCGCCTGATGAAGAAACCTTCATAAGAAGCATAATTGAGTTTTACAGGCGTTACGGCGTTGGCTCGTTCGGTATGAATAAAGCCTTTCGGTTTGACAGTGATGAAAGCGGTAATATAGTATTCAAGCCGATAAGCAACATGGTAAAAGTTAGTTTTTCCGATATAATCGGCTATGAGATACAAAAAGCAAAGCTTATAGAAAACACGCGCGCATTCGTTTTGGGCAAACGCGCGAACAACGTGCTTCTGTACGGCGACAGCGGCACCGGCAAATCGACGAGCATAAAGGCTGTAGTAAACGAATTTTATGCGGACGGGCTTAGAATGATCGAGATATATAAGCATCAGTTCAAGGATCTGTCTTTGCTAGTATCGCAGATAAAGTCGCGCAATTATAAGTTCATAATATATATGGACGATCTTTCCTTTGAAGATAACGAAACGGAGTATAAATTTTTAAAAGCCGTTATCGAGGGCGGCATGGAGACCGTGCCCGAAAATATTCTGATATATGCTACGTCCAACCGCCGCCACCTTATACGGGAGATATGGCGCGACAGAAACGACGTAGAGGTGACCGAGGCTGATGTGCATCATTCCGATACTATCGAGGAAAAGCTGTCTTTGGCGCACCGCTTCGGCGTAACGATAAACTTCTCAAAGCCTACGAGGGCGCAGTATATCGACATAGTTTCAAAGCTTGCCGAGAAGAACGGGCTGAAAATTGATAAAGCGGAGCTTAAAAAAGAAGCCGACAGATGGGAAATGGCGCACGGCGGCCTCTCGGGCAGAACGGCGCAGCAGTTTATAAATTATCTTTTGGGGAAGTAA
- a CDS encoding pyridoxal phosphate-dependent aminotransferase, translating to MEKIYANIDKSFFDKVYDRANTGAVKYDITPKGVSFPDMIPLWVADMDFKTPPAVTDALIKCADHSIFGYTDLGEKYRSAVVGWFSRRMGLNADASWIVQAPGVVFSMAAAIRALSRPGDAVIICQPVYHPFPKIILANERKLVVSELVLKDGRYEMDFNDFEAQIIKNKVKLFLLCSPHNPVSRVWTRAELLTMADICKRHGVLIISDEIHSDFIYEGSVHIPFASLSKVISNMTVTCTAPSKTFNLAGLQAANMLIENEDLRNSVKKACLSVGYGAHNVMAAYASMAAYTHGEQWLDVLLSYLSDNVNMLSEALDPTGGKISLVRPEGTYLMWLDCRALSMSDEELDDFFLKSAGLYLNSGYIFGRGGSGFMRMNIACPKAVLKEALLRLTRAVSKL from the coding sequence ATGGAGAAGATATATGCAAATATAGATAAATCGTTTTTCGATAAGGTATATGACAGAGCGAACACCGGCGCCGTTAAATATGATATAACGCCGAAAGGCGTTTCGTTTCCCGATATGATACCGCTTTGGGTGGCCGATATGGATTTTAAGACTCCGCCCGCCGTAACGGACGCGCTTATAAAGTGTGCGGATCACAGCATTTTCGGATATACCGATTTGGGAGAAAAGTACAGGAGCGCCGTAGTCGGATGGTTTTCCCGTCGGATGGGTCTTAATGCCGACGCTTCGTGGATCGTACAGGCGCCGGGCGTTGTTTTTTCAATGGCTGCGGCGATACGCGCGTTAAGTCGTCCCGGCGATGCGGTAATAATATGCCAGCCCGTTTATCACCCCTTCCCAAAGATAATATTGGCAAATGAAAGAAAGCTTGTCGTTTCGGAACTTGTTTTGAAAGACGGACGATATGAAATGGATTTCAACGATTTTGAAGCTCAGATAATAAAGAACAAAGTAAAGCTGTTTTTATTATGCTCGCCGCATAATCCCGTATCGCGCGTTTGGACGCGCGCGGAGCTTCTAACTATGGCCGATATCTGTAAGAGACACGGGGTGTTAATTATATCCGATGAGATCCATTCCGATTTTATATACGAAGGCAGCGTGCATATCCCCTTTGCGTCGCTTTCGAAAGTGATATCGAATATGACCGTCACCTGCACCGCACCGTCAAAAACATTTAATCTTGCGGGGCTTCAGGCTGCAAATATGCTTATAGAAAACGAAGACCTGCGAAACAGCGTAAAAAAAGCGTGCCTCTCCGTCGGATACGGCGCCCATAACGTAATGGCGGCTTACGCGTCTATGGCGGCGTATACGCACGGCGAACAATGGCTCGACGTCCTTCTTTCCTACCTTTCGGATAACGTAAACATGCTTTCCGAGGCGCTGGATCCGACAGGCGGAAAAATATCGCTGGTGCGGCCGGAGGGCACGTATCTTATGTGGCTCGACTGCCGGGCGCTTTCGATGAGCGACGAGGAGCTTGACGACTTTTTCTTAAAGTCGGCGGGGCTTTATCTCAATTCAGGGTATATTTTCGGGCGCGGCGGCAGCGGCTTTATGCGTATGAACATAGCATGTCCGAAAGCTGTGTTAAAAGAGGCGCTTTTGAGGCTTACGCGCGCCGTTTCAAAGCTCTGA
- a CDS encoding Rrf2 family transcriptional regulator gives MKISTKGRYALRVMLDLAQRRDEGFISLKDISKRQDISKKYLEQIVPALSKSGMLIANRGFLGGYKLASEPKDYTVGEILRLTEGSLAPIACLEREKNDCPRCSECITLPMWQGLYDTITEYLNGITLQDMLDKSEKEGNFDYMI, from the coding sequence TTGAAAATATCAACAAAAGGAAGATATGCGCTTCGCGTAATGCTTGATTTGGCCCAGCGGCGCGATGAAGGATTTATATCGCTTAAGGATATATCAAAACGTCAGGATATTTCGAAAAAATATTTGGAACAAATAGTGCCCGCGCTAAGCAAATCGGGGATGCTCATTGCAAACCGCGGCTTTTTGGGCGGATATAAGCTTGCAAGCGAACCGAAGGATTATACTGTCGGAGAGATACTCAGGCTTACCGAGGGGAGCCTTGCTCCTATCGCCTGCCTTGAGCGAGAGAAAAACGACTGTCCCAGATGTTCGGAGTGCATAACGCTTCCGATGTGGCAGGGGCTTTATGATACCATAACGGAATACTTAAACGGTATAACGCTTCAGGATATGCTGGACAAAAGCGAAAAAGAAGGAAATTTTGATTATATGATATGA
- a CDS encoding cell wall hydrolase yields the protein MFYTFKKEKMMFLKKSVVLAAAIILSISAFISFDAQAGYFDAHEAKKAEAHAVAENARALGATENDSVIIAAKALWQQAQSEIEKELDMLARVVYFEAGSSWISDRHQQLVACVLLNRCADSRFPDTISENIYRKGQYACAGRLYSVSEEKIPSRCYDNAKAAAYGNVECPSDVIFQAQFRQGRGVYERDGNTYFCYG from the coding sequence ATGTTTTATACTTTCAAAAAAGAGAAAATGATGTTTTTAAAAAAGTCTGTTGTTTTAGCGGCGGCGATCATTCTTTCAATTTCAGCGTTTATATCTTTCGATGCTCAGGCGGGATATTTTGACGCGCATGAAGCTAAGAAAGCAGAGGCGCACGCAGTTGCCGAAAACGCAAGGGCGCTTGGCGCGACTGAAAACGACAGCGTTATAATCGCCGCAAAAGCTCTGTGGCAGCAGGCGCAGTCGGAAATAGAAAAGGAGCTTGATATGCTGGCGCGCGTCGTATATTTTGAGGCAGGGTCGTCGTGGATATCCGATCGTCACCAGCAGCTTGTGGCATGCGTGCTTCTTAACCGATGTGCGGACAGCCGTTTTCCGGATACGATAAGTGAAAACATATACAGAAAAGGCCAGTATGCCTGTGCGGGAAGGCTTTATAGCGTATCAGAAGAAAAAATCCCCTCGCGCTGCTATGACAACGCAAAAGCGGCGGCTTACGGAAACGTTGAATGTCCGTCCGACGTTATATTTCAGGCACAGTTTCGGCAGGGAAGAGGCGTGTATGAACGCGACGGAAATACGTATTTTTGCTACGGTTAA